CAATTTTATAGGCCACCTCCTGAGCCAGGTTGCCCACCTGAATAGAATGCTGGAAGGTTCCCGGCGCTGTCTCAGCCAACTTTCGCAACAGCGGATGATTGGTATCCGACAACTCCACCAAAGTAACATCTGATACAAATCCAAAAAGCTTTTCGAATATATAGATGAGCGGGTACAGCACCAAAATAAATAAAGCATTGATAGCGAAATACATAAAGTAATTATAATCAATAGTTCGTATCTCCCCATCCTGAATAAGATGTAAACCGGTATAAAACAACGAATAGGTTATAAAAATCAATATAGCCGAACGAACAATTTGGGCACGACGTGCCATTTTATACAAGCTAAATATGGCCGCAATACAGGCCGGAATTTGCAGAAAAATAAACTCGGCACTGTTTTCGGCAAAAAAAGAAGCCATAATAATGGCAATAACACTAAAGAAAAAGCCAAGCCGCGAGTCCATGAATGTTCGAACTATCAAAGGTAAAATAGTGAAAGGGATTATGTAAATGGAAACATCTGGAATGCGGTGCGATAAAAAAGCCATTACTATAATGGTGCACAATATGAGCAGCAGAAAGCTGATATACTTAAGCTTACCGTACACATCTTTTCGATAAAAAAATATAAACAGAAACAAACTAGCCATAAACATGGAGGTAACAAGCACCTGACCGGCATATCGAATATTATACTGCGATAGGGTACCCACCCTGGATTCATATTCTTTTTTATATGAATTTAACTTTTTTAATCCCTCTTCGTCAATTATTTCACCTTTTTCGATCACCCGCTGTCCCGCCATTAACATACCATTAGTAAGGGCCAGGTTCTTCAGGGCCGTTTCTTTTTTACTTTGCGTCCTGACTTTATCCATAATGACGTTTGTATGCAAGAAATCGTTTATGGGTAACTCCGATATAAAATTTTCTATGGCATCAAAATCGTCGGTGGAGAAAGCCAGACCTGTGGCCAACTCATTTACAATATACTTGTATGCCGACCGTAGGGTATAAAATTCATTGGCCATAAAGGGTTCCGCCAAATTATCGTACACCAACATTAATTCCAACTCATTTTTTTTGTCGGCATATTCATCCGGTATTTCAATAACACCTTTAGCATATACCTTTTGGAGAATGGTATCCACCATTTGAACTACCCTTTGGCTACTATCGGGTAGGTTGGTTTTAAGATTTAAAAAAGGGTATTTCTGTCGATAAATGGATGTGTTTTTACTAAAAACAGACCTAAACTCCTGGTGAGCCACTTTTACAACAGCTGTATCGTAAATAAAATAAGGTCTGAACTTTTTTAAAATACTATCTTTTTCAACTTGTATTTCCTGTTGCGTTTTATAAATCCTGAAATCAAAGGGGGCAATCAGTATTTCGTACCTCCACGGTTCCCCTTTATTGTACTCGTATCTAAACTTGCTTTCGCGAGGCATAAGGGTGGAGATAATAACTGCAGCCGCAACAAACAGCAAAATCCTATATGATGCCTGCGAATATTTTTTTAAACGTTGAATATATTTGTTCATATTTAAGAGCTAATTAATTACAATAACAAATATGCGTAAAATCCATCACAAATTAAGGGTTTGACTTAGGCATAACGATAAATTTATAGCACCCGAATTTTAGTGTTGGTATATTTTGGTATATTCGCAGCTCTAAATTTTAAAGCATATGAGCGGTTCAATAAGCATATATAGTTTTATTCCAGTACGAAAGGAACCTTCAGAAGCTGCCGAACTTGTGACGCAAATTCTGTTTGGTGAAACCTTTATGGTACTTGACAGGATAGAAAAGTGGGCACGTATAAAAATGGATTTTGACGGCTACGAGGGATGGATAGATGCCAAACTGGTATTTTCTGTGGGTAACAGAGAGTATGAACTTTGGAAAGATGCCGATGCATGGATGGTGCCTACCCCTAAAATAAAAATTGTTAAAGACGGAAGTACTGCTCCTCTTACGATATCTGCCGGGAGCCGCATTGTATTTAATGGTCACGACCGGAACAGTTTTTCCATTGGCAAAAATGACTATTTTGTTTCCGGCCCCTTGCCTTCCTCAAAGGAGCTGGGTATCAGAGAGGTGGCTACATCATTATTACACACTCCCTATCTTTGGGGAGGCAGATCGTATTTTGGTATCGACTGCTCGGGGCTTACACAAATCGTATACAAGATCAATGGTATAGCCTTGCCTCGCGATGCGTATCAGCAAATTGAACAGGGTAATATTATTAACTTTGTGGAAGAAGCACAAGCGGGCGATCTGGCCTTTTTTGATAACGAAGAAGGCAGCATATCGCATGTGGGTATCTGCCTGGGTAGCGGTACTATTATTCATGCCTATGGCGAGGTGAGAATAGACACCTTGGATCATCAGGGTATTTACAACCGCGACACCAATAAGTACTCGCATAAACTGAGAGTGATAAAACGAATTATTCCCGAAAAATAATGAGTTTCAGTTACCAATATCCCCGCCCGGCTGTAACCGTAGACATTGTTCTGGTTACTACAGATGATCCGGCAAAGATTTTATTAATACAACGCAAGCATCCTCCATTTGAAGGAGAATGGGCCTTACCGGGTGGATTTTTAGATATGGACGAAGATCTGCATACGGCAGCCCTGCGCGAACTACAGGAGGAAACGGGAATTGAAAACCTTGCTTTAAACCAATTTAAAACATTCGGAGCGGTAGATCGCGACCCAAGAGGAAGGACGATTTCAGTGGTGTTTTATGCCTTTATACCCAGGTGTAAGGAAACATTGGCCGGAGATGATGCAAGCAAAGCAGAATGGTTTGAGCTAAGCAAATTACCGCAACTTGCATTCGACCACAATAACATACTGAATGAGTTTAAATCGCAAGTGATGGCGCTTTAATTTTACCCCCCAATAGTTTTCTCCACTAAAATCCGAAAACAGGGCTTATCAGAGAAGGGAACTATCCTCTAAATAGTCGATGGCCTCGGGTCCTTTGTTAAACATTAAGTCGATGACACTCAAATTGGGGACAAACGCAAATCGTTCGTTAAAGACCTGACGATATTTTAAAATTTTAAAATCAGGATCCTCTTTATCAAAAGCTTTTTTGGGATGAATTATCTCGCGGTAATCATAGATATATGGGCGGTCCTTTGAAATATATTCGGCCGTAGTTTCAATACATATATCAACGTCTAACGAATTCAATATAAGCGATAGAAGCTCCATATTAAAATCAAACAACCAGCGAAATTTTTTGCTATAAAAAGGCTCAAAATCGGACATGTAATATTCAAAGAAGGGTGAAGAGTTGTAAGCCGACACAATAGACCGCCAATGTAGTGCCTGCCATCGTTCGTCATACGATATTTCCAGATCTTTCGTTTTTACTTTTAAGCGCCTGCCCTTGGCCACGGGCACCGTAAGAGACATAGCTCCGTTGGCACCCAGTATATCGCAGCGGTTACGGTATGTTTGTTTAATATAATTATCGTGCTTCTCAATTATTGCACCACCGGAAGCTATCATATGCGCCAGATATTGCACCGGTGGCAGATAGGCTATCGTAAACAGCGCCTTATATTCCGTCATCTTTAATACTTCGTCCTTCCTTTTCAAAAGGGATATCTCCGCTTTCATCTTCCATTTTGTTCTTCTTTTTCTGTCGCATGGCTATTCCATAATATAAGGCTCCTACCACCGCCCCAATTATAAATGAGCAAATTAATAAAATGGCCAGCGAAAGCTCACCCCTCCACATTAACATCGAAAAACTTACCGGGTCAGCATTTTGCACAGAAAACACAACCACAAAAACGGCCAGAATCATCAATATCCAGAATGACTTTTTCATATCTCATTATTATTTGTTCATATATGGCATTTTCCTTATTAAAGGATTAATTCTTTAATGGCATTCGAATTAACTTGGTTTCGATGTAACCCGCCAATCACACTCCTCACGCGTTTATACCAAAGCTTCAGCCACACGCCCGTGTAAACGTGCATTTGGCCTGCTCGTTTCAAATAGCGTTTAAATACAGGCGCGATTTTAATTAAGCTCTTTCAAAAATCTGTTTTTCCTGTGATATATCCAACCTTTTTTGTTTATATCTCGCGAAAAAATAATTTTCTCAACTTTGCCTATAATATGATTTTCGGGTACAAAACCCCAAAAACGGCTATCGAAGGAATGCGGACGATTATCGCCCATAACCCAGTAATAATTCAACTTAAAGGTATAATGGGTGGCTGGTTCTCCGTTCAACCATACCTTTTCGTCTGTTATTATTAGTTGATTTTGCTCAAACACCTGTATGGCTCTGGAATAAAGATCCAGGTTACCCGGTGTCAGGGAAACGGTGTCGCCCTTTTTAGGAATATATACCGGGCCCATATGGTGCATATTCCAAAGCAGGTGACTATTAAAAGGAAAAACCAGTGGATCGGGAAGGTTTTTAAGCATTAAATCAGGTTTAATTCCTTCGCTAAGCTCCTGCAAACGTTCGTAGTCTTTTTGCATAAGTTCCCAAATAGTCCCCCGCTCTGTTACATACTCGTTGTAAGGCTCAATATTATTCTCTTTTAAAAACGCTATCGCCTCGTCGCTTAGTAGGTATCTATCAATGCTTTCTTGCGGAAATTGAATGTGTTTATCATTGGCAAATACACGTCCGTAATCTATTTTAATCGAGTCGCCGGGTAAACCGAAAACCCTCTTTACAAAACGTGGGCGTTGATCTACCTCAAGATGTTTCAATTGACTTTTATCTTTTATGCCCACACCATCCTCGCCGTACAAGCGCCTGAGGTAATGATAGCTCTCTGTAGGCCTGCTTTCCAACAGGGTATCTGCTTCGGGATAATTAAAAATAATAACATTGTTATAAGTTAAATCAGAAGTACCGCAGCTCCTGACATAGTTGTTTACATTATTGCAATTATGCCTGGGACCGGGCACCAGCTTATTTACCAATAACACATCCCCCACCTGCAAGGTTTGGTGCATTGAAGAGGTATGGAAAGTATAAACATCGGCAAAATTATTTTTCGCAAAAGCAATGAGCCAGGTGGCCAATAAAATAGCCAACACCCACTCTACAAAAACCATTTTTGTTCCTACATGTTTTTTTACAAAGTTTAAGATACGAGGATAACAGGTGTTTTTGCGTAAGGAATCTAATATGATGAGCACGATAAGATAAGGCAAGATGCTTTTTGACCAAATCCCCAAGGCAACAAAAAGAACGATTAAGGTGATTTTAAAAATTCTTTTTTTATCCATCGTTGTAATTAATGGCGGCATGGAAACACAACTTTAATAGGTACTTTGATAAGAAAGTGACAAAGTACTAAATAAAAAGCGGGCTCTAAACGCATAGTACCCGCTTTTTAAAAAATCTTACTCGTTAACCACCCATTTAAAGAAACGGTTAAAGCGTATTTTTCCGTCAATCAGGGATTTATCTTTATTTAACGACAGCCACACCAAAATCGGACGCCCTACCACGTGATCTTCGGGCACAAAACCCCAATACCTTGAGTCGGCCGATTGATGGCGGTTATCCCCCATCATAAAGTAATAATTCATCTTAAAGGTATACTCATTGGTTTTTACATCATTGATATAAATATCGCCATTTTTCACCTTTAAGGTATTGCCTTCATAGGCTGTTATAATTCTATCGTAAATTACCAGATTTTTCAGGTTCAGTTTCACCTTTGCCCCTTTTTGTGGGATATACAACGGACCATAATTATCGCGGCTCCATTTATAATCGGTACTGTAAGGCCATACCTGAGGCATGCCGGTGGAGTCCACTTTATGCTCATCCATAGCCATTTGACTAATAAAAGGAAAACCTTTCATTTGTTCGGCCTTATCTTTGGTAAGTGGTAAACGATAATACGGCCCCATACCCATGTTAGCCGCATCTTCGAAGGAGACTTCCATTTTATCCAGAAATCTATTATTCAGCTTAGTACCATCGGTAATAATATTGTACCAATGCTGCAAACCATCAGGATTGACGGCTTTTTTACCATTGATGTATATCTGGTTATGGCGCATCTCCAAAGTATCTCCGGCAATGGCCACACATCGTTTTACATAGTTATCTCGTCTATCAACCGGTCGGTAAACTACTTTACCATAATACTCAGGATTAAGCATGATGCGTTGTTTACCAAGTTCTCGCAGCCTCTTATTTATTTCCCATTGACTCGCATCTTCATAACCTTTCATTAACTCCTTGTTGGCATTTACGAGTGCCAGGCCCTGATTACGTGATTCTATATAAATATCGGGGTTCACATACTTGGTGGGTACGGTATCGCCAGTGGGGAAATTAAACACCACAATATCGTTGTTCTCTACCTCCCCAAAGCCTTTTAACCTTCGGTATTCCCATTGCGGCCATTCAGAGTACGATTTGGTGTTAAGGATGGGCACGGTGTTCTGCAACAGTGGGAAGGAAAGAGGAGTTTGTGGTATACGGGGACCGTAGCTC
Above is a window of Saccharicrinis carchari DNA encoding:
- the lepB gene encoding signal peptidase I codes for the protein MDKKRIFKITLIVLFVALGIWSKSILPYLIVLIILDSLRKNTCYPRILNFVKKHVGTKMVFVEWVLAILLATWLIAFAKNNFADVYTFHTSSMHQTLQVGDVLLVNKLVPGPRHNCNNVNNYVRSCGTSDLTYNNVIIFNYPEADTLLESRPTESYHYLRRLYGEDGVGIKDKSQLKHLEVDQRPRFVKRVFGLPGDSIKIDYGRVFANDKHIQFPQESIDRYLLSDEAIAFLKENNIEPYNEYVTERGTIWELMQKDYERLQELSEGIKPDLMLKNLPDPLVFPFNSHLLWNMHHMGPVYIPKKGDTVSLTPGNLDLYSRAIQVFEQNQLIITDEKVWLNGEPATHYTFKLNYYWVMGDNRPHSFDSRFWGFVPENHIIGKVEKIIFSRDINKKGWIYHRKNRFLKELN
- a CDS encoding C40 family peptidase gives rise to the protein MSGSISIYSFIPVRKEPSEAAELVTQILFGETFMVLDRIEKWARIKMDFDGYEGWIDAKLVFSVGNREYELWKDADAWMVPTPKIKIVKDGSTAPLTISAGSRIVFNGHDRNSFSIGKNDYFVSGPLPSSKELGIREVATSLLHTPYLWGGRSYFGIDCSGLTQIVYKINGIALPRDAYQQIEQGNIINFVEEAQAGDLAFFDNEEGSISHVGICLGSGTIIHAYGEVRIDTLDHQGIYNRDTNKYSHKLRVIKRIIPEK
- a CDS encoding WbqC family protein is translated as MTEYKALFTIAYLPPVQYLAHMIASGGAIIEKHDNYIKQTYRNRCDILGANGAMSLTVPVAKGRRLKVKTKDLEISYDERWQALHWRSIVSAYNSSPFFEYYMSDFEPFYSKKFRWLFDFNMELLSLILNSLDVDICIETTAEYISKDRPYIYDYREIIHPKKAFDKEDPDFKILKYRQVFNERFAFVPNLSVIDLMFNKGPEAIDYLEDSSLL
- a CDS encoding LapA family protein, encoding MKKSFWILMILAVFVVVFSVQNADPVSFSMLMWRGELSLAILLICSFIIGAVVGALYYGIAMRQKKKNKMEDESGDIPFEKEGRSIKDDGI
- the lepB gene encoding signal peptidase I yields the protein MPKVSVATWVRFSIAALVYLLWVIWVGNYWLLLGVAVIFDVYISKKVPWGFWKETKNGKKPKAWIEWADALIFALVAVYFINLFLFQNYKIPTSSLEKTLLVGDHLFVSKMSYGPRIPQTPLSFPLLQNTVPILNTKSYSEWPQWEYRRLKGFGEVENNDIVVFNFPTGDTVPTKYVNPDIYIESRNQGLALVNANKELMKGYEDASQWEINKRLRELGKQRIMLNPEYYGKVVYRPVDRRDNYVKRCVAIAGDTLEMRHNQIYINGKKAVNPDGLQHWYNIITDGTKLNNRFLDKMEVSFEDAANMGMGPYYRLPLTKDKAEQMKGFPFISQMAMDEHKVDSTGMPQVWPYSTDYKWSRDNYGPLYIPQKGAKVKLNLKNLVIYDRIITAYEGNTLKVKNGDIYINDVKTNEYTFKMNYYFMMGDNRHQSADSRYWGFVPEDHVVGRPILVWLSLNKDKSLIDGKIRFNRFFKWVVNE
- a CDS encoding NUDIX domain-containing protein, whose protein sequence is MSFSYQYPRPAVTVDIVLVTTDDPAKILLIQRKHPPFEGEWALPGGFLDMDEDLHTAALRELQEETGIENLALNQFKTFGAVDRDPRGRTISVVFYAFIPRCKETLAGDDASKAEWFELSKLPQLAFDHNNILNEFKSQVMAL
- a CDS encoding HD family phosphohydrolase, which translates into the protein MNKYIQRLKKYSQASYRILLFVAAAVIISTLMPRESKFRYEYNKGEPWRYEILIAPFDFRIYKTQQEIQVEKDSILKKFRPYFIYDTAVVKVAHQEFRSVFSKNTSIYRQKYPFLNLKTNLPDSSQRVVQMVDTILQKVYAKGVIEIPDEYADKKNELELMLVYDNLAEPFMANEFYTLRSAYKYIVNELATGLAFSTDDFDAIENFISELPINDFLHTNVIMDKVRTQSKKETALKNLALTNGMLMAGQRVIEKGEIIDEEGLKKLNSYKKEYESRVGTLSQYNIRYAGQVLVTSMFMASLFLFIFFYRKDVYGKLKYISFLLLILCTIIVMAFLSHRIPDVSIYIIPFTILPLIVRTFMDSRLGFFFSVIAIIMASFFAENSAEFIFLQIPACIAAIFSLYKMARRAQIVRSAILIFITYSLFYTGLHLIQDGEIRTIDYNYFMYFAINALFILVLYPLIYIFEKLFGFVSDVTLVELSDTNHPLLRKLAETAPGTFQHSIQVGNLAQEVAYKIGANPLLVRAGAMYHDIGKTAHPLYFTENQISGINPHDNMDFENSAKVVIDHIEGGVKIAHKHKLPQKIIDFITTHQGTTKTKYFYNSFANKYPDKEINEANFSYPGPTPFTKETAILMMADSIEAASRSLKEYSNEAIDKLVETIVDTQIEEGQFVNAPITFREITEAKAVFKDKLKNIYHARVVYPKLNKKKK